A stretch of the Aegilops tauschii subsp. strangulata cultivar AL8/78 chromosome 4, Aet v6.0, whole genome shotgun sequence genome encodes the following:
- the LOC109737372 gene encoding probable proteasome subunit beta type-3, which yields MYKPDMEPEELFETISQALLSSIDCDCLSGWGGYVLIVRTEGALLKMPVASAQGSLFDRIPGKQDTRKSTCYSNIQISGTYIMYHLS from the exons ATGTACAAACCAGACATG GAACCCGAAGAACTATTTGAGACAATCTCACAAGCATTGTTGTCTTCTATTGATTGTGATTGCCTGAGTGGTTGGGGAGGTTATGTTCTTATTGT GCGCACAGAAGGAGCTCTTCTCAAGATGCCAGTGGCCAGCGCACAGGGGTCTCTGTTCGACCGTATCCCCGGCAAGCAAG ATACAAGGAAGTCTACCTGCTATTCTAACATTCAGATATCAGGCACATACATAATGTATCATCTCTCATGA